In Diorhabda sublineata isolate icDioSubl1.1 chromosome 2, icDioSubl1.1, whole genome shotgun sequence, the sequence acgtggaccctgtttaccaatgaaaacatcaaatcgtaaacataaatacatttctattggccgaagttgtcggaaggcgtatatattcgaaatattcttgCCAGAGACAATCTGCGAAAAGCAGTGGCGTGAGAGATATTAGAAGTAATAGagcaaaaggtagcaaattaAGCAGAACAAAATTATACCagtttaaaaataagttttgtcagcatgtggttttaaacacaaaaaaaactaaataaacggatgtcaataaccgaatcgtcaaagatagttcgatggcgaaaagattatttgcgtcagataaaataCTACCGAAgatctaatagacgaatggggtacaaaaagggctcagttcacgtctggtaccctgttgaAACCAACGCCCTTACAGGCAGATAcatttactcgtctatttacaaattatttttcttttactttcttcaactaattttgaacaaactaaatatttcattacctTTATAATTCAAAGCTGATTCTTTTACTTTGAAAAAGTCTTCGCctatttttctcttcaattcaCGTAATTCGCGCATTTTTTCTTCTTGCAATAAAATTGCGTCTTGCCTATCGTTTGCTGTTAACCATTTCTGAAACAGATTTATTCCATACCTCAGGAACGGATTATATTGCAGCTTCAGtggaaaaaaaatctaatagaaGCGACCCGAAAAACATGtggaaataatttacaaaatttcaggTTCAACACTAGGGCgtatttgacaaaattaaaaaaaaaaacgaaatatttaccttgtaatttattttctcaCGTATTCTAGGTTTCTGTGTTCTTATTCTACAAAATTCTTCTGGAATATTTGAGTATTTGGTGGATAACATTTTCAACTTAAAATTTTGACTTATACTTTCGCTAATTTGACATTAGATGTTTCATGATCACAAAAATTGATATGATTAGAGAAGACACTACATTTATTTGTCTTATAATGTGTTATAGGGTATTAAAATTGAAGTATAATTATTTCTAAAGCATTTAACATGATAAACCaaagtaaaattgaatattaaatacCTTCAAACGTGTGCTTTATCGAAAAGAACAATTTGTAATTGGTTCgctaaatttaaatatatcgTGGTCGTACAGataccgatgatggtgaacatTCTGGTAGTCCACTTGAGGttgttactccagaaaacattaaaaaattccaCGAATTGGTTATACATAATCGTAACTTGAAGAAAgagtgtttacaattatgcatacaaatttgaccatgagaaagcttttttcaaaatgggtgCTACATTTACTCATGGCCGTGACAATGTATGAAACATGGAAacatccatcacttcactcctgAATCAGAACGATCATCATCacaatattgttcatcgactatctccaaaaaggAAGACAATCACAAGTGAAtaatagagttgttggatcgtttaaatgcaaaaatcaaggaaaaccGGCCTCATACATCGAAGAAAAAACcgttgttttatcaagacaatgcaccgattcacaagtcgatggcaacgatggttaaattgaacttCAAAtagcttcctcatccaccgtatagtccagatctggttCCGAGTGACTATTGGCTATTCGCTGatgtcaaaaaaattctcacCGGTAAGAAATTTAGTTGAAATGAAGAAACGATTGCTGAAACAGGTTTGTTTGAGTCCTTTTACAAGAGCGGCATCGAGACTGACGTGCTACAAACAGAAATAATTGAGTGCTGGATACACATCGTGAAACTAGACAAAGTACTACCACATAATACCACCACACTAGTTAAGtttagcaaaaataatttcgtttgaatgcactaaacaaaaaacaatccaTATGTAAAAAATACATTTGGTCGAAAACTGAcaatttacaaatatcaaacATGGCTTACCAGCGAAAGTTCAACACCTTTCCGATCACTACCGTAAAGCGCTAGGTCCTCTCAATGCGACcaatgaaacttttcaattcatgcgaaaaaacaaaaaatcaaaccGACTGTTTGTTATAGGTCCATGAACGGGCTAGCTAAAGGTTACAAATACAGACACTTTCCCAGCAGTTCCTAGAGTGGACCAGTAGTTGGCCGTACCAATAATGTTGGTATTACCGAGAAACTATGACGTTTTGTATAAAAAGAGGTTAAACTCTCCTCAGCTATTTGGAAGTATGTAAATTaactaataaaatttgttgattattaTCAGGTTAAGCGCTGAACTTACTTAACTTTTAAGTAGCCTCTGCCTCTGGTTGATGCGAAGAAAATGAATCCTTATAGGCACTTGAGAGTGCAGGTCGAGGCCAGAAGTCTTCTCGAAGTGATTGGTCGCATTCGGATACCGTGTTCTGTGATCGAATGTCAACTTGTAATTACTATGTCTATGGTTGTAACCtttcatagaaaaacaaaatgattgaaTTCTTTTATTAAGATAAGAGTAATGAATTGGGACTGCATGAAGTATATTACGTAATTTCGTTTTgaattatgacaatttttttctatatataaagtaaaaaaaaagtcaaaaagtcTTGACAGAGAACCTACTTTGGGCTAAAATCGACCCGGGTTCCACTTAAAGAAATCAATATCAGCTGGAACtcttttaaatgtaatatatagtatataaaatttttatttaataaactccTTTCTCGATTTAgttgtgaaaaaattttcaattatctcatcaaaatttttattctgtaaCAAACTCATTTTCCATGCCTTGTTAATAACGACAATCATCTAACATTGTAGAGcgatgtaaattttttattctctttaaAACTGAGAACGACCTTTTCGcttgaaaattagctataggTACATTCCAAAAAATTTCGATCATGTCTGATTTAAGGATCCAactaaacattttcaatatttgtattaataatcGATTTAGGTTGAAGTTTGATAAGACTAATGAATTGAtgtaattcacaaaataattcaagttgtaaatcattcgaatatatttctaCTAGAGATTTTACTCGCACTTCTAATTCATTTCATTTGAAGTTCAAAACAATTTGTGGAAAAACTGCAAATTTTGCTGTAGATCCAATCTTGCTTCTAAAATAACAGATCAAATTGGTAATTTTGCGAGGCCCCTACGTGCCTGGGACCCGTGGCTTCAGCCCCCGCTAGATCCTCCTTAAATACGACACTGCAGAGAACGCTTAATTTGTTCCcgattcttatatgtttgagtgtaTTGGCCTTTACTTTTGTCatatatcttcgatttacatccattgaagccgattgaagtcgaattacatcaagtcttatatatttgggtatattggcatctacttttgtcagatattgtcgatttacatcccttgaagccgcttgaggtcgattgtcactttatgttgatcgTTGCAAATAAACTCTTCAAGAAGTActctttcatatttattttgtgaattactTTGGCAGTGATAGAGATGCAGAAATATCAATCTTTCTGACAGTTGtacaaaatgacaattttggCTATTAGTCCGATTAgtcttcatatttattttacatatttcgATATCAAATCGTATATTATCGCTATTTACTCTGCGATATGAGCGACTCAAGAGCATTCACAGCTCACTATTTAAGAAtgatgttatttcaaaatacagaTCTAATACCTATAGTATCATAtcatctcaaaatatacagattTGCCCCCATACTacaagaattatttatttttataactctAGTTTCGtctattatataatttcatagtttttcggTGTGTATAAATCTCAATTCAGTTGTGTAatagattttaaagaaattaataattattattttacatatataaGCGATTAACCATCTCACTAAAGTTTAATACTAATAAGCTAGCTTTgagtcaaaaataaataaaaatcgtaaTCCCAGTTATTAAAATGTACGGGGCATtaataagttttgaaaaatagaacaaTCCGTCAGCTTGATCGTATTTACCAACTA encodes:
- the LOC130440589 gene encoding uncharacterized protein LOC130440589 yields the protein MLSTKYSNIPEEFCRIRTQKPRIREKINYKKWLTANDRQDAILLQEEKMRELRELKRKIGEDFFKVKESALNYKATKRIRDLAQPKAHAKKVTEATTKNSHVKPTALRYMPTKRILELARPKENYISRRPDSF